A genomic region of Papaver somniferum cultivar HN1 chromosome 7, ASM357369v1, whole genome shotgun sequence contains the following coding sequences:
- the LOC113298835 gene encoding histone deacetylase 18-like, translated as MGDREYFLVWDSILLPIIRDFKPDVCLVSAGFDSAIGDRLGDCCVSPYGFSVLTKKLMDVNAKMLLVLEGGYNNTSTAKCAVACLETLLNDTVIENPLNSVIESIEDVRSVLLPYWSCLGKDANSNPDEVTSLKQENARQATRILELEAKLKRVQENPSQASRVLELEAKLQEIQKNSKL; from the exons ATGGGCGATCGTGAATACTTTCTCGTCTGGGATTCAATTTTACTCCCAATTATTAGGGATTTCAAACCTGATGTCTGTTTAGTATCAGCTGGCTTTGATTCAG CTATTGGAGATCGTTTGGGAGATTGCTGCGTCTCACCTTATGGGTTTTCGGTACTCACCAAAAAG CTTATGGACGTGAATGCGAAAATGCTGCTTGTCTTGGAGGGTGGTTACAACAACACCTCCACTGCGAAATGTGCGGTCGCCTGTTTGGAAACGTTGCTTAATGACACTGTTATTGAGAATCCACTCAACTCCGTGATCGAAAGCATTGAAGATGTTCGCAGTGTATTGCTGCCATACTGGTCATGTCTTGGAAAAGACGCCAACAGTAACCCGGATGAG GTTACCTCACTAAAGCAGGAAAATGCCAGGCAGGCTACAAGAATCTTAGAGCTCGAAGCAAAACTAAAAAGAGTTCAGGAAAACCCCAGCCAGGCATCAAGAGTACTAGAACTAGAAGCGAAGTTACAAGAGATTCAAAAAAATTCGAAATTGTAA